Proteins from one Brevibacillus humidisoli genomic window:
- a CDS encoding SDR family NAD(P)-dependent oxidoreductase — MTTGNRLIIITGGGSGLGYELARLHLQKSDQVVIVSRDRAKLTKVQATLNAPPQLHIYPLDVTDNEAVRRFAAWVKIRFGGCDILYNNAGSAVFKPFLDMNLNEIRQTLAVNLEGVLYMTRAFLPMMMERSSGQVVNIASLAGEVATAKAAVYAASKAAVIRFSEGLRQEVTADGITVTCVLPGPIDTPFLDRADRSGAYRDQVGTFLLKPERAARTILRAVEAKRATAAMPLTLSLMSGMYRLLPQGIRALISPYLNRK; from the coding sequence ATGACGACAGGTAATCGATTGATCATCATAACGGGAGGAGGCAGCGGACTGGGATACGAGCTGGCACGACTTCACCTGCAGAAAAGCGATCAGGTCGTCATCGTGAGTCGTGACCGGGCCAAGTTGACCAAAGTACAGGCAACACTGAACGCGCCGCCACAGCTGCATATCTATCCTCTCGACGTAACAGATAATGAGGCGGTACGTCGCTTTGCTGCCTGGGTGAAAATCCGTTTTGGTGGTTGTGACATTTTGTACAATAACGCCGGCTCTGCTGTATTCAAGCCATTTTTGGATATGAATCTCAACGAGATCAGACAAACGCTCGCGGTTAATCTCGAAGGGGTTCTCTACATGACTCGTGCCTTTTTGCCCATGATGATGGAGCGTAGCAGCGGGCAAGTTGTGAATATAGCTTCACTTGCCGGAGAGGTGGCTACGGCCAAAGCAGCCGTATACGCAGCCAGCAAAGCAGCGGTGATCCGCTTCAGTGAAGGACTGCGGCAAGAAGTTACGGCAGATGGAATCACCGTCACCTGTGTCCTGCCGGGTCCGATTGACACACCTTTTCTCGACCGGGCGGACCGCAGCGGAGCGTACCGGGATCAGGTCGGCACGTTTCTGCTCAAGCCGGAACGAGCTGCGCGGACGATCCTGCGAGCCGTCGAGGCAAAACGAGCCACAGCAGCCATGCCGCTCACCCTCTCCCTAATGTCGGGTATGTACCGACTGCTGCCCCAAGGCATCAGAGCATTGATTTCCCCTTATCTGAACCGCAAGTGA
- a CDS encoding DUF456 domain-containing protein, translated as MADEQKQRVDADQKEEARPTIPTTSESNLYTEDADTEFAMDTWMGAVFNPDANKPRGNISYDPVTRTERYAGEADPADGPRAAADTPTVNQIEADQAARSNRVADTAAERVDLKQADYETAAEIAPPLGDDNARDVRQERRGQRAGAPAEDRADAGTGLGWIGLGAAILSLFFLPYLMAPAGIVLGYLAFRRNARTLGTWAMIIGALAIVGALLIYPYFRAG; from the coding sequence ATGGCCGACGAACAAAAGCAACGTGTGGATGCTGATCAGAAGGAAGAAGCAAGGCCAACCATTCCCACAACCAGTGAGAGCAACCTGTACACGGAAGATGCCGATACGGAGTTTGCCATGGATACTTGGATGGGAGCGGTATTTAATCCAGACGCCAACAAGCCCAGAGGGAACATCTCTTACGATCCCGTTACCCGGACAGAGCGTTACGCAGGTGAAGCAGATCCTGCAGACGGTCCACGGGCAGCAGCCGATACGCCGACAGTCAATCAGATTGAAGCGGATCAGGCGGCACGCTCCAATCGCGTCGCTGATACAGCGGCAGAGCGTGTTGACCTGAAGCAGGCCGATTATGAGACAGCGGCTGAGATCGCCCCACCGTTGGGCGATGACAATGCACGCGATGTAAGACAGGAACGGAGAGGACAGAGAGCCGGCGCTCCTGCCGAAGACAGAGCCGACGCGGGCACCGGACTTGGATGGATCGGCCTCGGAGCGGCCATTCTCTCCTTGTTCTTCCTTCCGTATTTGATGGCTCCCGCAGGGATTGTGCTAGGCTATCTAGCCTTCCGCCGAAACGCGCGCACACTTGGTACTTGGGCGATGATCATCGGTGCGCTGGCAATTGTGGGAGCGCTGCTGATCTATCCGTATTTTAGGGCTGGCTGA
- a CDS encoding MFS transporter, whose translation MLQIWKVKSFRWYWLGLLLSGLGDHFGWMGLMWCIGAETESSAAMGSVILLYFLPGVFSSLIAGVLLDRYDRRKLIIADNLLRGCIIAVLVILLAGGEPPMGLIYLLLAVAGMLAPLSLAGAQALLPQLIADKQLLIKANGLVQSQWQLTYLFGPGLAGLAVAWYGEMVVLTADAFSFFLCALCFVRIKTLSITNDRGDDRLAASSREAAPLFPSLLRDLRAGYRYMFAQRPLFWLLVLSLFFNMSYGLMELLQVYVQEVLNRDAAELGLLWSALACGSLVGSLLFSFFTLRFALGVMLSTIIVLWGITTLPLALWPSLPVALLSMVLAGLSFAPYGILYTSYLQREVPQEMLGRVFTANRTITGVGMPLGAYLSGFLIPVIGMQQLLGAASLACVLVGLIAYRLLRHLR comes from the coding sequence ATGCTGCAGATATGGAAAGTGAAATCGTTCCGCTGGTACTGGCTGGGGCTGCTGCTGTCTGGTTTGGGCGATCATTTCGGCTGGATGGGTTTGATGTGGTGTATCGGGGCTGAGACAGAATCCTCGGCAGCGATGGGAAGCGTTATCCTTTTGTATTTTTTGCCGGGCGTCTTTTCATCGTTGATCGCCGGTGTGCTGCTGGATCGCTATGACCGACGAAAGCTGATCATTGCCGACAATCTGCTGCGTGGATGCATCATCGCTGTGCTGGTTATCCTGCTCGCGGGTGGTGAGCCGCCGATGGGGTTGATCTATCTCCTGTTGGCCGTCGCCGGCATGTTGGCACCGCTCAGTCTGGCAGGGGCTCAGGCGCTGCTTCCCCAGTTGATTGCGGACAAACAGCTTCTGATCAAGGCAAACGGATTGGTGCAAAGTCAGTGGCAGCTAACCTATCTGTTCGGGCCGGGTTTGGCTGGATTGGCTGTCGCCTGGTACGGAGAAATGGTTGTGCTGACAGCTGACGCATTCAGCTTTTTTCTCTGCGCTCTCTGCTTTGTACGAATTAAGACGCTGTCGATAACGAACGATAGAGGGGACGACCGTTTGGCCGCTTCGTCAAGGGAGGCTGCCCCCTTGTTTCCTTCCTTGCTGCGCGACTTGAGGGCCGGCTACCGATACATGTTTGCCCAGCGGCCGCTGTTCTGGCTGCTTGTGCTTTCCTTGTTTTTTAACATGTCCTACGGGCTGATGGAGCTTTTGCAGGTGTATGTGCAGGAAGTGCTGAACCGTGATGCCGCAGAACTTGGTCTCTTGTGGTCTGCACTTGCCTGCGGTTCGCTTGTTGGTTCTCTCTTATTTTCCTTCTTCACTTTGCGGTTTGCACTTGGTGTGATGCTTTCCACAATCATCGTCTTATGGGGAATCACGACGCTGCCGCTGGCTTTATGGCCCTCACTGCCTGTCGCCCTGCTGTCCATGGTGCTGGCCGGCCTCAGCTTTGCTCCCTATGGCATCCTGTATACGTCCTATCTGCAGCGGGAGGTTCCGCAGGAAATGTTGGGCCGGGTGTTTACTGCCAACCGGACGATTACGGGAGTAGGCATGCCGTTGGGGGCCTATCTGTCCGGATTTTTGATTCCGGTGATCGGGATGCAGCAGCTTTTGGGAGCAGCTTCGCTAGCCTGTGTGCTGGTCGGACTCATCGCATACCGGCTGCTCCGTCATTTGCGGTGA
- a CDS encoding ABC transporter ATP-binding protein, translated as MSLEIDKVSLRFGGVSVLSEVCFQVQKGEIFALIGPNGAGKTSMLNCISGLYTPTSGSIRFQGEELKGLPPYRRAAKGIARAFQNIELFRHMTVLDNLMLGRHVRMKSGLLAGGFYWGKAEKEEIEHREAVEEIIDFLEIESIRHKPVGTLSYGLQKRVEVGRALALSPDLLLLDEPMAGMNSEEKEDMARFILDIHEERGITIVLIEHDMGVVMELSHHIAVLDFGRCIGYGTPDEIQTNPQVIEAYLGQVESEQGGRLA; from the coding sequence ATGTCTTTGGAGATTGACAAGGTGTCATTGCGCTTTGGGGGCGTCTCCGTACTATCTGAGGTTTGCTTTCAAGTGCAAAAGGGGGAGATTTTTGCACTGATTGGTCCAAACGGAGCGGGAAAAACAAGTATGCTCAACTGTATCAGCGGATTGTATACGCCTACATCCGGGAGCATACGATTTCAAGGGGAAGAGCTGAAAGGTCTGCCGCCATACAGACGAGCAGCCAAAGGGATTGCCCGAGCTTTTCAAAACATTGAGCTTTTTCGACATATGACAGTCTTGGACAACTTGATGCTGGGACGTCATGTGCGGATGAAGTCGGGATTGTTAGCTGGGGGTTTTTATTGGGGAAAGGCGGAAAAAGAAGAGATCGAACACAGGGAAGCAGTAGAAGAAATCATCGACTTTCTGGAAATCGAATCGATTCGCCATAAGCCGGTAGGGACGCTGTCTTACGGTCTGCAAAAACGTGTGGAAGTCGGTCGAGCGCTCGCTCTGTCTCCTGACCTCCTGCTGCTTGACGAACCGATGGCCGGAATGAACAGCGAAGAGAAGGAGGACATGGCCCGGTTCATTCTGGATATACACGAGGAGCGGGGCATCACGATCGTCTTGATCGAACACGATATGGGAGTAGTGATGGAATTATCCCATCACATCGCGGTGCTTGATTTTGGCCGCTGCATCGGATATGGAACACCGGATGAGATTCAAACCAATCCACAGGTGATCGAAGCGTATTTGGGGCAAGTGGAGAGTGAGCAGGGAGGGAGATTGGCGTGA
- a CDS encoding AMP-binding protein: MKTETLPQWLVEKAARIPDQTAMREKEFGIWQELTWAQLLNEVKAFSLGLVELGFQPQEKLAIIGDNRPEWIISEIAAQAAGGVSVGIYQDSLPKEIAYVLNHADAKIVVVEDQEQVDKLLEIEMEIPHVEKIIYYDRKGMRGYEHPLLAEFTQIQQMGRESNAWESSVFFEQVERGSADDVAILCYTSGTTGFPKGAMLSHRNLLNMAERLFRLDPLSEKDEYVSFLPLAWIGEQMMGVSGAFLIGYTINFPEETSTVQADLREIGPHVMFSPPRIWEDMVSRVLVRLQDAGWLKRKIYECLRPYGERKAEASISGRRLTLWERLMYILGDYLVFSAMKDHLGLLRLKRAYTGGASLGSDVTKFFHSLGVNLKQIYGQTEISGIAIVHHDGRIKFDTVGEPIPGTQMRISEQGEIMLKSASVFTGYYKNDQATMETITDGWLHTGDAGYIDDDGHLVVIDRLKDVIRLDSGEMFSPQYIENKLKFSPYIKEAVAVGTNRPYVAAMLNIDMANVGRWAEVNQVAYTTYTDLSQKSEVLQLIRHEVERINHDLPEKAKVKRFVLLYKELDADDEELTRTKKVRRGFVAHKYEAVIAGLYGDGKLLDIEGTIKYRDGKEATIRAQMEVVDVGDSLSADGEVA; this comes from the coding sequence GTGAAAACAGAAACCCTGCCGCAGTGGTTGGTCGAGAAGGCAGCGCGGATCCCAGATCAGACGGCGATGCGCGAAAAGGAGTTTGGCATTTGGCAAGAGTTGACCTGGGCTCAACTGTTGAATGAAGTGAAAGCGTTTTCTTTAGGGCTTGTGGAATTGGGCTTTCAACCGCAAGAAAAACTGGCGATTATCGGGGACAATCGTCCGGAATGGATCATATCGGAGATAGCAGCCCAAGCTGCAGGCGGTGTATCGGTTGGCATCTACCAGGACTCCCTGCCGAAAGAGATAGCCTACGTGTTGAATCATGCGGATGCCAAAATCGTTGTGGTGGAAGATCAGGAGCAGGTGGATAAGCTGTTGGAGATCGAAATGGAGATTCCGCATGTGGAAAAGATCATCTATTACGACCGCAAAGGGATGCGCGGCTATGAGCACCCGTTGCTCGCCGAGTTTACGCAGATTCAGCAAATGGGCAGAGAAAGCAACGCCTGGGAAAGCTCCGTATTTTTCGAACAAGTTGAACGTGGCAGCGCCGACGATGTGGCGATTCTTTGCTATACGTCCGGTACGACCGGTTTTCCAAAAGGAGCGATGCTGTCACACCGCAATCTGCTCAACATGGCGGAGAGACTGTTTCGCTTGGATCCGCTTAGCGAAAAAGATGAGTACGTCTCATTTCTGCCGCTAGCCTGGATTGGTGAGCAGATGATGGGTGTATCCGGAGCCTTCCTCATTGGCTATACGATCAACTTCCCCGAAGAGACGTCAACGGTTCAGGCTGATCTGCGTGAAATCGGACCGCATGTCATGTTTTCACCTCCCCGCATCTGGGAAGACATGGTTTCCCGCGTACTGGTTCGGCTGCAAGATGCAGGTTGGCTGAAACGAAAGATATACGAATGCCTGCGGCCATACGGAGAGCGCAAGGCGGAGGCATCGATCAGTGGCAGAAGGCTGACCCTATGGGAACGTCTGATGTACATACTGGGGGATTACCTTGTCTTTTCTGCGATGAAAGATCACCTTGGACTGCTCCGCTTAAAGCGGGCCTACACCGGAGGGGCCTCACTCGGTTCCGATGTGACCAAATTTTTTCACAGCCTGGGAGTAAACTTGAAGCAAATCTACGGTCAGACGGAAATATCCGGGATTGCAATCGTTCATCACGACGGGCGCATCAAGTTTGACACCGTCGGGGAGCCGATTCCTGGCACCCAAATGCGAATCTCGGAACAAGGTGAAATCATGTTGAAAAGTGCCAGTGTCTTCACCGGTTACTATAAAAACGATCAAGCGACGATGGAGACGATCACCGACGGATGGCTGCATACCGGTGACGCCGGCTACATTGACGATGACGGTCATCTGGTGGTGATCGACCGCTTGAAAGACGTGATCCGGCTTGATTCTGGCGAGATGTTCTCCCCACAGTACATCGAGAACAAGCTGAAGTTCAGTCCATACATCAAGGAGGCGGTCGCGGTCGGAACGAATCGTCCTTATGTAGCGGCCATGCTCAACATCGACATGGCTAATGTGGGACGTTGGGCAGAAGTAAATCAAGTGGCGTACACCACCTACACAGATTTATCGCAAAAGTCTGAAGTATTGCAATTGATTCGCCACGAGGTGGAGCGCATCAATCACGATTTGCCGGAAAAAGCGAAAGTAAAGCGGTTTGTGCTGCTCTATAAAGAATTGGACGCAGACGATGAGGAACTGACTAGAACCAAAAAAGTACGCCGGGGCTTTGTTGCCCACAAGTACGAAGCAGTGATCGCCGGACTGTACGGGGACGGTAAACTGCTTGACATAGAAGGAACAATCAAATACAGGGACGGGAAAGAGGCGACGATACGTGCACAGATGGAAGTCGTCGATGTTGGGGATTCATTATCAGCGGACGGGGAGGTTGCCTGA
- a CDS encoding DUF1540 domain-containing protein, whose protein sequence is MPIVKCSVSNCSYWSEGNNCAADMIMVEIDRHSRSRLKEEFADEYRHDDAHKDEANESAETCCHTFKPKDAAS, encoded by the coding sequence ATGCCAATCGTAAAATGCAGTGTCTCCAACTGTTCTTACTGGAGTGAGGGGAATAACTGCGCAGCGGATATGATTATGGTGGAGATCGACCGCCATTCCCGGTCCAGACTAAAAGAAGAGTTTGCCGACGAGTACCGTCACGATGATGCCCACAAAGATGAGGCCAACGAGTCCGCTGAGACCTGTTGTCACACCTTCAAGCCCAAAGATGCTGCTTCCTAA